A window of Seriola aureovittata isolate HTS-2021-v1 ecotype China chromosome 17, ASM2101889v1, whole genome shotgun sequence genomic DNA:
TCTTAAGATCAGAATTATTTTTCCGGTCAccaacacaaatatatattaacAGAAGTAACCCTGGGAATCACTGTTCTAGGACAATCTCTGACCCGACAGAGAATAGACTTAGACACCTACGAATACTTCCTGCTCTTACTTTtcattaaataacaataactgGACTGTTAAATAGTATAATCATATCCAAtctacatttcatttcttaaaCAATCAACTATTTTCATGTTAATCATGACATATTGGACAATGTTTCACTGCTTTCTGTAGAATTCAATTATGAACCTACTCAGCCTCACAAACTAAACAGTTCTCTTTTCTAAGTCTGTAATTCCTCCATCCCAACAGAAATGACCATGGAAGAAGTAAGAGAGTATGAGCGCACCACACAGGAAGCCACCAACCTAAAGATTGGCTCCTTCCCCCCTGCCATCTCCATCTCCGAGACCCCCCTACCATCCAGCACCCGCAGCGGTCCTAACAGCGCACCATCCACTCCTCTGTCCACTGAAGCCCCCGAGTTCTTGTCAGTGCCAAAGGAGCGTCCCAGGAAGAAGTCAGCTCCAGAAACCTTGACCCTGCCTGATCCAGGCCGCAGGGATTCAGTCTTCAAGCTGCCAAGCTTTTTCTCCTGGAACTCCAGTCCACAGCCAGAATGAGAGCAAGGCTGTGCCACTGGTGAACGCCCTCAACCTGTGGATCAGTGGAGGATGCCTCCCCAGCACATCCCACAATACCCCCTCAACCAGCTGAAGTGAAGGTGACTTTTCACGGTCCTGGCGACCCCAGCCCCCTCAGCAGACTCGCCGGTGTTACAGCAAAGCCCACAGCTCTCAGGCTACCTTTACAGGTATCGACAGGCAGTCTGATCACCACAGCAAAAAGCCCTGTGAGGTCTGAAGGTATAGTGCATCCCTTTGAGAGTCTAACAAAAGCAGCTGGAGGCTACtcattcttctctcctcctcagaaaacagccagccagCACCATGCATCAGACAGTATGGAGTCCAATTAGTCAGATTGAGTGTAGCATACAttcctgaaaatattttatccCGCGAAACATCACCTTGTTTTCATCCAAACTCAGGGTGTGTTGACAAGATATGTTGAGATTCAGTCACTGCACATAAACTTTACATGTACAGaatttgttttttccactttaaagATCGGAGTCTCTGGCCTTGTTGACTGGAGCTTGTGGTTTGACATATCTATATATGTGGTGGGGACTGACAGATTCTTTTTGGCCACTGTATCAGTTGAGTATTATGGTTTTCACAGTCAGGTGTAAGGTGATTGTTGTATtcttgtatatacagtacagtatggaCATCAAATAACCAGTAAAATGTCAGTGCTTCAAAAAGAATATCATATCCAGTGATGCTGCTGCTATGAAATGGCTTGTGTATGTTAAAGAACATGGCTTTCTTCAGGTCTCTATCTTctttaagtgtttatttattatagtGAGTTCTGTCAGCCATGATGTCTGTAAACGACTTATGTAATTGCATGATTTTGACCGCAGAGGCtgctttttaatatttgtgaatTAAATGTTTCGTTATCTCTCCCTCAtatttgatgttgtgttttaacTGAGTTTCTACAGACTGGTAATGTGGTTTGTATGTCGTTTTGCTGCTTTATTCATTTCAGCTGTATCATTTGTAGTCATACTGTTGATGGGTTTTGTATTCAGtgaaattcatttaattaaatactgtTGTATCCATAATTGTGTATGGTAACTTTGTGAAACCATTTGTTTGAATGGAATCAACAataataagtaagtaagtaaagcTCTTAACTCAAAGTAGTTAATATGATTATGCCAAAagtatttattcaaattttagAGATGATGAAGTGCTCATACATAGGCTACTAGATATTCTTATTTGTAAGACTAGTTTGAAGGATTTAGGGCCAGATTAATAAAATTGTATAGATTCAGGATAAGGACAGAAATATGTACACAATTCTTTCAGATGTATAAATCTGTGTGTATGCccatttctgttttataattgTAGATCATCATTGTGGAGctggacatactgtacattggAGAGTCTCATTTCTAGTGCCACAGTTAGCCATAAGTGGATGTAGAACCACCTTTAAAATTTATTGCATATTGACACTTGCATgttcaaagacagaaacatgcCGAGGAGACCACTTTAAGTGCCTGTAGTGTTAAtggttttgcatttttatataaatagtTGCATGTCTCATGCTACTGTCATGATACAACATATAGGTTGTGAATATTTAgtataaaaaacacacaggaagcatCAATAAAGTTATCACAATACCTTAAGTAAAAACACTTGCTAATTTCATAAgttatcttttttttggggggaggaTAATGAAGCATTGTTTTACTTCCACACCAACATATCATGTTAGCGTGTCAAGTACTACTCTTGTAGtctttttaaattcagattGTACTAGTTCTGTATATGAAATTCACTGCCACTGGATATCACACTACAACCAGCATCTTAGACCAAATCAAATACTTCGTCTGCCACATCTGACATCTTCTTGTTCTCAGCAATGTGTTATGAAGCCCTGTGAGAGTAGCCAGTAAAGACACAACAAGATGCACAACTGTGTAGTTGCCCTGTGTACATGAAAGCCAACATAAAACAAGccagccacaaccattagcccatgCTAGCATTGCGGTGATATGCTCCACGGCAAAGCTGGCAGTaagccagctagcgatagcaacattcGTTAGATACTATGAGCACAAAAGTATAACTGTATCACAACTGATGTATCAGCATAAACCAGCAAGACAGGGAGTAGGTTGCAATCCTTACCTTTGGTGAAGTCCAGTTGGCTATCCCTTCCTCGATTATTTATAATCCTTTAGTCCGTGTGAGTCcacagataagaaaaaaatcagacagGTTTTCcaagttatgaatattgtcatgtGAAGTCCACTGCTGACTGTGGAATTACTTCATTTTCAGTGCACTCATCTCCACATTTCTGCCTTTTCCTCCTTCTGACTGTCCGGCAGTGGCTATGATTGTTTTCCTGCTCCATTCTAGATTGCAATGGTGGATTGGTCCGTCATCTTCTTGTTCAAGATCGAACTCTGGGTCAAACTGATAAAACAGAACCGACGCCATTGTAATAGCCACAGACGTTTGTTTACACATGCTAGAAAGTAAGACCTGAGTGGAAGTGGAAGCCCGTTCttaaactgaccaatcagaacccagtgtgctctgattggtcagagggAGGCGGGTCTTAAAGAGCCGTTCCAGACAAAGGGTGATGAGAGCATAGTAACCTGTGGGCTGCGGCCAAATCTAATGACAAGTAAATGGCAAGTATTTGCAAAactttttaaatagttttaaaacatcaaacatctgcCCACCCTTAGCCAGATTCTGCTcaaggtttcttcctgttaaaagaaAGTTTTTCCTTGTTGTCATGTACATGCACATGGGGGAATGTTGGTCCTCTGTAGTATGAGTAGATTTAgacatgttttatatgaaaaatacCCCAAGATAACTTCTGTTACGATTCGGctttataaaaatacaatttttactTCATAATTGACTTCTAGCCTGGTGTTGTATTTTCTAGCAAGAATAAAActtcctgcatttttttttccagaacaaAAGCTTATGTCTACAAatgtacaacacacaaacataaaaaaaacatggtatgCCTAAAATTGAGCTCTACTATACAACTGTGATATTTAATATAATTGCATTCCGAGGAGCTTTGCCTCTCAAGTTCCAGGGCAATGCAGGCAAACTAAACTTTGGGTTTCCCGTGCTAAGCAAGTCATAATGCACTTTTACCAAAGTTAAAGCTACTATATATACACCTTTTGtaaaacaggtgtgtgtcacactgaagtcaaagtcatgtgactgtgtatACTATAGTTCATCCTTCATTACTGTATAATTAATCATGTACTGTAAGACAAAACATGCACAGGATCATCCTTCTAAAAACTCACTAGTATTCTCATATTGCAGCATAAGTCCACgcaaaaacattaattcaaaTAGATTAGACAACACAGAGCTAAGTCTTTATAAAAacgtttattttaaaaataattaccTATATGTAACAGTGTTGGACACAGACACATCGGCACAAACTCTTATTTAGCAGTGCATTTGGCCTATAATCAAGAGAATACTCTTGTCCACCACAATACAGAATATAGTCAATATTAAATGTTCATCATGTCTTtgcacaataacacacacaaccCCAGAGGTAACTGTCAAGAAAATGTGAGTCAACAATAACAAAGTTGACTTGTTAATAATAATCAGAGCTTAAAATGTGCAAAGTTCAGTATGagcaaaaaatgttaatatgacATTTACTGTATCTTTTAAAAGCCAGCATCCATAAACCTTAAAAATCCCaggacaaaatattaaatacatttaaaataaattcaatgCTTATACAACAACAGGTGTAATGACAgcacaaaaaagtaaagtaacaTGATGTTACGTTTTCCAATCCTTATATGTAAACACAATAAAGCCACCACCAAATATCGACCAGTTGATACGTTTGTTAAGTGTAAAGAACAAAGCATATGTGCGTGATTTTgccattgtttctttttttttcttcattatctTTCTTCTAGGTCTTTGGTGAggtcttttgttctctctctcgctccttgAGGTTATGCATGGCATTGAGGAAAAATTCATaccaaaaaaaagtgaagcctGTTGACAGCGCAGCCTTCACAAGGCTGGGCGAGAGGCCTTTAAAGAAGCCTCGGACGCCCTCCTCTTTGGCTATTTGAACCATGCAGTCCACCAGGCCTCTATAACTGCGCACCTGCACATCAGACACAAGAGATCACATTAGAAGGATTAAACATTAGACCCAAAATATGTGCTCCAAAAACGTGAAAGATGCTGTAGAGGAGCTTACCTGTCCAAAGTGAACTCTGGCTGTCTCAAACCCCCCCACCTGCAGTCTCTTCTTGAAGAGGTCAAAGGGGTACGTGATTGTTTTGCTGATCATCCCAGCTCCACTGCCACAGACCAGGCTTCTCAGGCCTCCTTGAAGAACATCAAAATGTGGGTACTGCATATGTGTGCTCTAATGTGCAGGACCAGAAACTTGAGCTCCACTGACCTCCTGACTTTCCAGCGTTGGGCGGTGGAGCCAACAGCTTCTTGAAGACATTGTAGAAGAAGAACTGCAACCCAGCGTAAGGAAAAACCGCCATGAGTGTTGGACACAGGCCGCGGTAAAAAGTCAGCCC
This region includes:
- the slc25a19 gene encoding mitochondrial thiamine pyrophosphate carrier isoform X2, which encodes MVGYDPGAQGTALSPEEAALAGSAAGMVTRALISPFDVLKIRFQLQIERVSSQRPEGKYSGLFQAACCIHSEEGLSAFWKGHIPAQLLSIGFGAVQVYRNLRHAVSTMCRSEGGLTFYRGLCPTLMAVFPYAGLQFFFYNVFKKLLAPPPNAGKSGGGLRSLVCGSGAGMISKTITYPFDLFKKRLQVGGFETARVHFGQVRSYRGLVDCMVQIAKEEGVRGFFKGLSPSLVKAALSTGFTFFWYEFFLNAMHNLKEREREQKTSPKT